The proteins below come from a single Rhodococcus sp. WMMA185 genomic window:
- a CDS encoding alpha/beta fold hydrolase, with protein sequence MELTHVALAEGNCTVRIDGPMSKHSVLLLPGAGDSAGVYDGVCERLHNSDLRTIVPEDITGLDEQSVMTLLDELRLGWVNLAGSREGAELAWSLAARQFGRFASLVVADRGHPAAPDSEGDVRGSGCPPVELPTTVMVGSPDRRSEAEASGRFVFSDFRVVELDGVTNIPEFAPAELATEIVLRTSPW encoded by the coding sequence ATGGAACTGACTCACGTGGCGCTGGCAGAGGGCAACTGCACGGTTCGGATAGATGGGCCGATGAGCAAACACAGTGTCCTCCTGTTGCCGGGAGCCGGTGACAGCGCGGGTGTCTACGACGGCGTTTGTGAGCGCCTCCACAATTCGGATCTGCGCACGATCGTGCCCGAGGACATCACCGGTCTCGACGAGCAATCGGTGATGACCCTGCTCGACGAACTGCGATTGGGGTGGGTCAACCTCGCAGGCAGCAGGGAAGGGGCCGAGTTGGCCTGGTCGTTGGCCGCCCGTCAGTTCGGGCGTTTCGCCAGCCTGGTGGTGGCCGATCGTGGTCATCCCGCGGCACCCGACTCGGAAGGGGACGTGCGCGGATCGGGCTGCCCGCCGGTCGAACTCCCCACGACCGTGATGGTGGGTAGCCCCGATCGGCGGTCCGAGGCGGAGGCGAGCGGGCGTTTCGTCTTCTCCGACTTCCGCGTGGTCGAACTCGACGGCGTCACCAATATTCCGGAGTTCGCACCCGCGGAGTTGGCCACCGAAATCGTTCTGCGCACCAGCCCCTGGTAG
- a CDS encoding YnfA family protein, producing the protein MTVTRSAVLFVVAALFEIGGAWLVWQGVREHRGWIWIGAGVAALGAYGFVATMQPDANFGRILAAYGGVFVAGSLVWGMVADGFRPDRWDVAGALICLLGMAVIMYAPR; encoded by the coding sequence ATGACGGTCACCCGATCCGCCGTGCTGTTCGTGGTCGCGGCGCTGTTCGAGATCGGCGGTGCTTGGCTGGTCTGGCAGGGTGTGCGCGAACACAGGGGCTGGATCTGGATCGGCGCCGGTGTGGCGGCGTTGGGAGCGTACGGCTTCGTCGCGACGATGCAACCGGACGCCAATTTCGGCCGAATCCTTGCCGCGTACGGTGGGGTCTTCGTCGCAGGATCGCTTGTCTGGGGCATGGTGGCCGACGGGTTCCGCCCGGATCGATGGGATGTTGCCGGTGCGCTCATCTGCCTGCTGGGCATGGCAGTGATCATGTACGCACCACGCTGA
- the mtr gene encoding mycothione reductase: MTHFDLAIIGSGSGNSLPDNRFSGQKIAIVEESTFGGTCLNVGCIPTKMFVYAAEVARAVTDAGKYGVDARFEGARWPDIVDRVFGRIDPISAGGERYRAEDSPNTTLFRGHAKFVGDRTIDTGTGQVVSADQVVIAAGSRPIIPEVVRESGVPYYTNDDIMRLPELPERLVIIGAGFIAAEFAHVFSALGTRVSIIARGAHLLRHLDDEVSRRFTDLAEKKWDVHLDRAVSAVRGDGDGVAVELEGGTVISGDALLVATGRRANGDVLGAAAGGIAVGEDGRVVVDEFQRTTAAGVFALGDVSSEYQLKHVANHEARVVQHNLLQDAWADGATLRRSDHRFVPAAVFTDPQIAYVGLTELQARDAGWDVAVKVQSYSDVAYGWAMEDDGGFCKIVAERGTGRLLGAHVIGAQAPTVIQPLIQAMSFGLSAQQMARGQYWIHPALPEVVENALLGLDLSLP, from the coding sequence GTGACGCATTTCGATCTGGCGATCATCGGTTCGGGTTCTGGGAACTCGCTGCCCGACAACAGGTTCTCAGGTCAGAAGATTGCGATCGTGGAGGAGAGCACGTTCGGCGGGACGTGCCTGAACGTGGGTTGCATTCCCACCAAGATGTTCGTGTACGCCGCCGAGGTCGCCCGCGCGGTCACCGACGCCGGGAAATACGGTGTGGATGCGCGATTCGAGGGTGCGCGCTGGCCCGACATCGTCGATCGAGTCTTCGGCCGTATCGACCCGATCTCCGCCGGGGGTGAGCGTTACCGCGCCGAGGACAGCCCGAACACGACGCTGTTCCGCGGCCACGCGAAGTTTGTCGGTGACCGCACGATCGACACCGGAACCGGTCAAGTCGTCAGCGCCGATCAGGTGGTGATCGCGGCCGGCTCGCGGCCGATAATCCCGGAGGTGGTGCGTGAGTCGGGTGTGCCGTACTACACGAACGACGACATCATGCGGCTACCCGAATTACCCGAACGCCTGGTGATCATCGGCGCGGGCTTCATCGCTGCCGAGTTCGCGCACGTGTTCTCCGCCCTGGGCACACGAGTTTCGATCATCGCGCGTGGCGCTCACCTACTCCGGCACCTCGACGACGAAGTGTCTCGGCGTTTCACCGATCTGGCCGAGAAGAAGTGGGACGTGCACCTCGACCGCGCCGTCTCGGCCGTGCGCGGCGACGGAGACGGCGTCGCCGTCGAACTCGAGGGCGGCACCGTGATCTCCGGTGACGCGCTCCTCGTCGCCACCGGACGCCGAGCCAATGGAGACGTACTCGGGGCGGCAGCCGGCGGGATCGCGGTCGGCGAAGACGGACGTGTGGTGGTCGACGAGTTCCAGCGGACCACCGCCGCGGGAGTTTTCGCACTCGGAGACGTCTCGTCTGAGTACCAGCTCAAGCATGTCGCCAACCATGAGGCACGGGTGGTCCAGCACAATCTCCTGCAAGATGCGTGGGCGGATGGCGCGACACTACGCCGGTCCGACCATCGGTTCGTTCCCGCCGCCGTGTTCACGGACCCGCAGATCGCGTATGTCGGTCTCACCGAGCTGCAGGCTCGCGATGCCGGGTGGGACGTGGCGGTGAAGGTGCAGTCGTACAGCGACGTCGCCTACGGGTGGGCGATGGAGGACGACGGGGGATTCTGCAAGATCGTTGCCGAACGCGGCACCGGGCGTTTGCTGGGTGCCCACGTGATCGGCGCGCAGGCACCCACCGTGATTCAGCCGCTGATCCAGGCGATGAGCTTCGGCCTCTCGGCTCAGCAAATGGCTCGGGGGCAGTATTGGATCCACCCGGCTCTCCCCGAGGTGGTCGAGAATGCCCTTCTCGGTCTCGACCTATCGCTCCCATGA
- a CDS encoding alpha/beta hydrolase: MTTWAPDVLGDGYQQLTIPLGSDPDGEGDVKATLIRYQPAQVTKRTGRAVLYVHGFTDYFFQEHLAEHFAKQGYAFFALDLRKCGRSLEPGQTAHFVSDLTLYDKELNEALRVVRDQTGGGEVLLVAHSTGGLVLPLWLDRLQRKAGGTANLGISGVILNSPWFDLHGPSYLRSVGTVAVGAVGRVKQKSVIPKTGLDTYGVSLHVEGNGIWNYNLEWKPLGGFPITFGWLRAVRRGHAKLHRGLDIGVPALILRSKASYFAPRYDPAVDTADAVLDVRQIARWAGCLGDRTTIVPIPGARHDVFLSSDEPRAKAFAEVDLWLDWLHGHNSAEANL; the protein is encoded by the coding sequence GTGACTACATGGGCACCCGATGTTCTCGGGGACGGATATCAACAGCTGACCATTCCACTCGGTAGCGACCCCGACGGCGAGGGCGATGTGAAGGCGACGTTGATCCGCTATCAACCCGCGCAGGTGACGAAAAGGACCGGCCGTGCCGTGCTCTACGTCCACGGATTCACGGACTACTTCTTCCAGGAGCATCTCGCCGAGCACTTCGCCAAGCAGGGTTACGCGTTCTTCGCACTCGATCTTCGCAAGTGCGGCCGTTCACTCGAACCGGGACAGACGGCACACTTCGTGTCCGATCTCACGCTCTACGACAAGGAACTGAACGAAGCGTTGCGCGTGGTCCGTGACCAGACGGGCGGCGGGGAGGTTCTGTTGGTAGCGCACTCGACCGGCGGCCTGGTTCTTCCGCTGTGGCTCGACCGTCTGCAGCGGAAGGCCGGCGGCACGGCCAACCTCGGTATCAGCGGGGTGATCCTCAACAGCCCATGGTTCGACCTTCACGGGCCCTCATACCTGCGAAGCGTAGGCACGGTGGCCGTCGGCGCGGTAGGACGGGTCAAGCAAAAATCCGTCATTCCGAAGACGGGCCTCGACACCTACGGTGTGAGCCTGCACGTCGAGGGCAATGGAATCTGGAACTACAACCTGGAGTGGAAGCCGCTCGGAGGCTTCCCGATCACGTTCGGCTGGCTGCGCGCGGTGCGACGCGGGCACGCGAAGCTACACCGCGGACTCGATATCGGCGTCCCCGCCCTGATCCTGCGTTCGAAGGCGTCATACTTCGCCCCCCGTTACGATCCTGCGGTCGACACCGCCGACGCGGTCCTCGATGTCCGGCAGATCGCCCGGTGGGCCGGTTGTCTGGGCGACCGCACCACCATCGTGCCCATTCCCGGTGCCCGCCACGACGTCTTCCTCTCATCCGACGAACCCCGGGCGAAAGCGTTCGCCGAAGTGGATCTGTGGCTGGACTGGCTGCACGGCCACAACTCCGCGGAGGCGAACCTGTGA
- the mqo gene encoding malate dehydrogenase (quinone), whose product MDKEVDIPVSDENAVETKTDVVLVGAGIMSATLGAILRQVQPDWSITTFERLDAAAAESSDPWNNAGTGHSALCELNYTPQNADGSVDVAKAVNVNEQFQVSRQFWAHGVETGVLTEPKDFINPVPHVSFVHGEANAKYLRARYDALVDHPLFAGMEFVDDPDEFARRLPLMAKGRDFSDPIALNWSKDGTDVDFGALTKQLLSYLGASGGVLHFGHEVTDLTKQSDGSWVVKVTNRRTGAKKVVRSKFVFIGAGGGALHLLQKSGIAEAKGFGGFPVSGAFLRCTNPELIDEHRAKVYGKAAVGAPPMSVPHLDTRIIGNKPGLLFGPYAGWSPKFLKEGRFTDLPSSVKPDNLLSMLGVGVTELGLVKYLISELAMSEAGRIETLREFVPKALGKDWELITAGQRVQVIRRAKGKGGVLEFGTAVVSASDGTLAGLLGASPGASTAVPAMLDVLERCFPTRFASWKPKLQEMVPSLGVKLSNDAELFSQVWDWTSKVLQLDSSHVEDVPVAL is encoded by the coding sequence ATGGACAAGGAAGTCGATATTCCAGTGTCAGATGAGAATGCGGTAGAGACGAAAACGGATGTAGTGCTTGTAGGTGCGGGCATCATGAGCGCGACACTGGGAGCGATACTGCGCCAGGTGCAGCCCGACTGGTCGATCACCACATTTGAGCGGCTCGACGCAGCGGCCGCCGAGAGCAGCGATCCGTGGAACAACGCCGGTACCGGCCATTCCGCGCTGTGTGAGCTCAACTACACCCCGCAGAATGCTGACGGCAGCGTGGACGTGGCGAAGGCCGTCAACGTGAACGAGCAGTTCCAAGTCTCGCGGCAGTTCTGGGCGCACGGCGTCGAGACCGGCGTGTTGACCGAGCCCAAGGATTTCATCAACCCCGTCCCACACGTGAGTTTTGTGCACGGCGAGGCCAATGCGAAGTACTTGCGGGCCCGCTACGACGCTTTGGTCGATCACCCGCTGTTCGCGGGAATGGAGTTCGTCGACGATCCCGATGAATTCGCTCGCCGCCTACCGTTGATGGCAAAGGGCCGCGACTTCAGCGACCCGATCGCGCTCAACTGGAGCAAGGACGGCACCGACGTCGATTTCGGTGCACTTACCAAGCAACTCCTCAGCTACCTCGGAGCCTCCGGCGGAGTCCTCCACTTCGGACACGAGGTCACCGATCTCACGAAGCAGTCCGACGGCAGCTGGGTGGTGAAGGTCACCAACCGGCGCACAGGCGCCAAGAAGGTCGTGCGGTCGAAGTTCGTGTTCATCGGTGCCGGTGGCGGCGCACTGCACCTGCTGCAGAAGTCGGGGATCGCTGAGGCGAAGGGCTTTGGTGGTTTCCCCGTCAGCGGTGCTTTCCTGCGCTGCACCAATCCTGAACTCATCGACGAGCACCGTGCGAAGGTCTACGGCAAGGCCGCAGTAGGCGCGCCCCCGATGTCTGTGCCGCACCTCGACACTCGCATCATCGGCAACAAGCCAGGACTGCTGTTCGGGCCCTACGCGGGCTGGTCGCCCAAGTTCCTCAAAGAAGGTCGCTTCACCGATCTGCCTAGCTCGGTGAAGCCGGACAACCTGCTGTCGATGCTCGGCGTGGGTGTGACCGAACTCGGCCTCGTCAAGTACCTGATCAGCGAGCTCGCAATGTCCGAGGCCGGACGCATCGAAACCCTTCGAGAATTCGTCCCGAAGGCGCTCGGCAAGGATTGGGAACTGATCACTGCGGGTCAGCGCGTCCAGGTGATCCGCCGGGCCAAAGGCAAGGGCGGCGTTCTCGAATTCGGTACCGCGGTGGTCAGTGCAAGTGACGGAACCCTGGCCGGACTGCTCGGAGCCTCCCCTGGGGCGTCGACGGCCGTACCCGCGATGCTCGACGTGCTCGAGCGGTGCTTCCCGACGCGGTTCGCGTCGTGGAAACCGAAGCTGCAGGAGATGGTGCCTTCCTTGGGTGTCAAGCTCAGCAATGACGCCGAACTGTTCTCTCAGGTGTGGGATTGGACGTCGAAGGTGCTGCAACTCGACTCCAGCCATGTAGAGGACGTGCCTGTCGCTCTCTGA
- a CDS encoding GNAT family N-acetyltransferase yields MAAVAALKRSWALDLDTETLYRLLELRVEVFVVEQACPYPELDGRDLLAPTRHFWLEQDGRVVCSLRLLEEHEDGKTWFRIGRVCTANDARGQGHATRLLSAALAEVGDALCRIDAQNHLEDMYARHGFKQDGEWFVEDGILHVPMCRGGGAAFGDRGGAAGAAGEFVAADPSAAGR; encoded by the coding sequence ATGGCGGCAGTTGCAGCGTTGAAGCGTTCGTGGGCGCTCGATCTCGATACCGAGACGCTCTACCGGTTGCTCGAGCTTCGAGTGGAGGTTTTCGTTGTCGAGCAAGCGTGCCCCTATCCGGAACTCGACGGCCGCGATCTTCTAGCTCCGACCCGCCACTTTTGGCTCGAGCAGGACGGCCGGGTCGTTTGCAGCCTCCGCCTGCTCGAGGAGCACGAAGACGGCAAGACGTGGTTCCGAATCGGGCGGGTGTGTACTGCCAATGATGCCCGGGGGCAGGGGCACGCCACGCGTCTGCTGAGTGCCGCGCTGGCCGAGGTAGGTGATGCGCTGTGCCGGATCGACGCGCAGAACCACCTCGAGGACATGTATGCGCGGCACGGTTTCAAGCAGGACGGTGAATGGTTCGTCGAGGATGGGATCTTGCACGTCCCGATGTGCCGCGGCGGCGGTGCCGCCTTTGGTGACCGCGGCGGTGCCGCCGGGGCGGCAGGCGAGTTCGTCGCGGCAGACCCATCGGCTGCGGGCCGGTGA
- a CDS encoding magnesium chelatase subunit D family protein encodes MDQGRTDFSWGFPFSAIVGQEQLRLALVLCAIHPGIGGVLVRGEKGTAKSTVVRALTALLPAVEDEGGPRPARLIELPIGATEDRVVGSLDLEKVLRDGEHAFQPGLLSAAHQGVLYVDEVNLLHDHLVDVILDAAAMGRVHVERDGISHSHPARFVLVGTMNPEEGELRPQLLDRFGLAVDVAASREVDVRMEVIRRRLDFERDPASFAQRYAAEDAAFAAAILEARDRLDAVELDEIELRRIASVCASFDVDGMRADLVLARTATAHAAWRGAPAVTADDVRVAAELTLPHRRRRDPFDEPGLDQEQLDDALRQADEEASAGAEQPSEQELGAEPNEAGPNEAGRNGSRGADGAPDDPDDPDGPGGGSTPPRPPERPAGPTGTQFTTKLLEVPGVGEGAPGRRSRSRSSRGRSVRSTPDQGHGLHLVGTLFAAAGQQIARGRTTGRMILDSADLRGAIREGREGNLVVFVVDASGSMAARDRLSAVTGAVVSLLRDAYQRRDKVAVITVRGRSTELVLPPTSSVDIAVRRLRGMKTGGKSPLAEGFLRAREVVLRERLRDPQRRALVVALTDGRATGGKDALHRAKVAAGLIAESDVASVVVDCETGMVRLGLASELARLLRGGYVRLGELSAQQVAGVVRAAA; translated from the coding sequence ATCGACCAGGGCCGAACGGATTTCTCGTGGGGGTTTCCGTTCAGTGCGATCGTCGGTCAGGAACAGTTGCGACTTGCACTCGTCCTCTGTGCGATTCATCCCGGAATCGGCGGCGTCCTGGTTCGAGGTGAGAAGGGCACGGCGAAGTCGACTGTGGTCCGCGCCCTCACCGCATTGCTGCCCGCAGTCGAGGACGAGGGTGGGCCGCGACCGGCGCGGCTGATCGAATTGCCGATCGGGGCGACCGAGGATCGAGTCGTCGGCTCCCTTGACCTCGAGAAGGTCCTGCGGGACGGGGAGCATGCCTTTCAACCCGGTCTCCTGTCGGCAGCGCACCAAGGGGTTCTTTACGTCGACGAGGTCAACCTCCTGCACGACCACCTGGTCGACGTGATTCTCGACGCGGCGGCGATGGGTCGAGTCCACGTCGAGCGTGACGGCATCTCGCACTCGCATCCTGCCCGTTTCGTGCTTGTCGGCACCATGAACCCCGAAGAGGGTGAATTGAGGCCACAACTGCTCGACCGGTTCGGACTGGCCGTCGACGTCGCGGCGTCGCGAGAGGTGGACGTGCGCATGGAAGTGATCCGGCGACGCCTCGACTTCGAGCGGGACCCTGCAAGTTTCGCGCAGCGGTACGCCGCCGAGGATGCCGCTTTCGCGGCCGCCATTCTCGAGGCTCGCGATCGGCTGGACGCGGTCGAACTCGACGAGATCGAGTTACGTCGAATCGCTTCTGTTTGTGCTTCATTCGACGTGGACGGGATGCGGGCCGATCTGGTGCTGGCCCGGACCGCAACGGCACATGCCGCCTGGCGGGGCGCCCCGGCGGTCACAGCGGACGATGTCCGGGTAGCTGCGGAACTGACTCTGCCGCATCGCCGCCGCCGCGACCCGTTCGACGAACCGGGCCTGGACCAGGAACAACTCGACGATGCGCTGCGTCAGGCCGACGAGGAGGCTTCGGCAGGCGCCGAGCAACCCTCTGAGCAGGAATTGGGAGCCGAGCCGAACGAAGCTGGGCCGAACGAAGCTGGGCGGAACGGTTCGAGAGGAGCTGACGGCGCCCCGGACGATCCCGATGACCCGGACGGACCGGGAGGCGGGTCGACGCCTCCAAGGCCGCCGGAGCGTCCGGCCGGGCCGACCGGCACCCAGTTCACCACCAAGTTGCTCGAGGTTCCCGGAGTCGGTGAAGGAGCACCGGGCCGGCGTTCCCGCTCGCGTTCCTCCCGTGGGCGCTCGGTGCGTTCCACACCGGATCAAGGTCACGGACTCCACCTGGTGGGCACGCTCTTCGCGGCGGCCGGTCAACAGATCGCCCGTGGTCGAACCACCGGTCGGATGATCCTGGACTCCGCTGATCTGCGCGGTGCGATCCGCGAGGGCCGTGAGGGCAATCTCGTGGTGTTCGTCGTGGATGCGTCGGGGTCGATGGCCGCCCGTGATCGGCTGTCGGCGGTAACCGGCGCCGTCGTCTCACTTCTACGTGATGCCTACCAGCGCCGGGACAAGGTCGCCGTGATCACGGTGCGCGGACGTTCGACAGAACTCGTCCTGCCGCCGACTTCGTCCGTCGATATCGCGGTTCGCCGCCTGCGCGGAATGAAGACGGGTGGAAAATCACCTCTGGCGGAAGGTTTTCTGCGTGCCAGGGAGGTCGTGCTGCGGGAGCGTCTGCGCGATCCACAGCGGCGGGCTCTCGTCGTCGCCCTGACGGATGGGCGGGCGACGGGTGGCAAGGATGCGTTGCACCGGGCCAAGGTGGCTGCGGGGCTGATCGCCGAGAGCGATGTCGCCTCGGTGGTCGTCGATTGCGAGACGGGTATGGTCCGGCTCGGACTCGCCTCGGAGTTGGCCCGCTTGTTGCGAGGTGGATACGTCCGCCTCGGTGAACTGTCTGCCCAGCAGGTCGCGGGTGTCGTCCGCGCCGCGGCGTAA
- the cobO gene encoding cob(I)yrinic acid a,c-diamide adenosyltransferase, translating to MPKGVPENVPNDGLTTRQRRNMPVLAVHTGAGKGKSTAAFGMALRAWNQGFDIGVFQFVKSAKWKVGEEAAFRALGQLHEDTGVGGAVQWHKMGEGWSWTRKRGSEEDHAAAAADGWREIARRLASEEHRFYVLDEFTYPLKWGWVDVDEVVEVLRDRPGHQHVVITGRDAPKALIEAADLVTEMTKITHPMDAGRKGQRGIEW from the coding sequence ATGCCCAAGGGTGTTCCCGAGAACGTTCCGAACGACGGCCTGACGACACGGCAGCGTCGCAACATGCCCGTGCTCGCAGTTCACACCGGAGCTGGGAAGGGTAAGTCGACGGCGGCGTTCGGCATGGCATTGCGCGCGTGGAACCAGGGCTTCGACATCGGGGTGTTCCAATTCGTCAAGAGCGCCAAGTGGAAGGTGGGGGAGGAAGCCGCTTTCCGTGCCCTAGGGCAACTGCACGAGGACACCGGCGTCGGTGGCGCAGTGCAGTGGCACAAGATGGGTGAAGGCTGGTCGTGGACGCGCAAACGGGGCAGCGAGGAAGATCACGCTGCCGCGGCCGCCGACGGGTGGCGCGAGATCGCCCGCCGGCTGGCCTCCGAGGAACACCGCTTCTACGTGCTCGACGAGTTCACGTACCCGCTGAAGTGGGGGTGGGTGGATGTCGACGAGGTGGTCGAGGTGCTGCGGGACCGCCCCGGACACCAGCACGTGGTGATCACGGGTCGGGACGCGCCGAAGGCACTGATCGAGGCGGCGGATCTGGTGACGGAGATGACCAAGATCACTCACCCGATGGACGCAGGCCGAAAAGGCCAGCGAGGCATCGAGTGGTGA
- a CDS encoding cobyrinate a,c-diamide synthase: MVTTLDATPAVVIAAPASGSGKTTVATGLIGALRESGRAVAPFKVGPDYIDPGYHGLAARRPGRNLDPVLVGTSRIAPLFRHGSSGCDIAVVEGVMGLFDGKIDAGSVEPSAEGSTAQVASLLGAPVVLVVDARGHSQSLAAVLHGFSTYDSGVRIGGVILNRVGSARHEQVLRQACERVGLPVLGVVPRMAELEVPSRHLGLIPAVEHGAAAVNAVDAMTRLAAGHLDLSAICALASSTVDGPSWDPAAEVGLIPSGGRPLVAMAGGRAFTFGYAEHRELLDAAGAEVVTFDPLHDELPVGTCGVVLPGGFPEEYATTLAENTALLTQIRECAAAGAPIHAECAGLLYLARNLDGQAMASVIGVDASFGARLTLGYRDAVALTDSSLFTAGQRVVGHEFHRTSVADSVSGRDSVSGRDSVTGGDSGDTRFAPAWGWRPWDGPAAIEGFVGDGVHASYLHTHPAGHPLAIARFVAAARAFSARG; the protein is encoded by the coding sequence GTGGTGACCACGCTCGACGCAACTCCGGCGGTGGTCATCGCGGCGCCGGCATCGGGAAGTGGAAAGACTACTGTTGCAACAGGATTGATTGGAGCGCTGCGTGAGTCGGGCCGGGCGGTGGCACCGTTCAAGGTCGGCCCCGACTACATAGACCCCGGCTATCACGGGCTTGCCGCACGGCGGCCCGGCCGTAACCTCGATCCGGTGTTGGTGGGCACATCGCGGATCGCCCCGCTGTTTCGTCACGGTAGTTCCGGTTGTGACATCGCGGTGGTCGAGGGTGTCATGGGACTGTTCGACGGCAAGATCGACGCGGGGTCTGTCGAACCCTCGGCCGAGGGCTCGACAGCCCAAGTGGCGTCGCTGCTCGGTGCGCCCGTGGTGCTCGTGGTCGACGCGCGAGGGCACAGCCAGAGCCTGGCGGCAGTGCTGCACGGCTTCTCTACTTACGACTCCGGGGTGCGAATCGGCGGTGTGATTCTCAACAGGGTCGGGAGTGCGCGGCACGAGCAGGTGCTGAGGCAGGCGTGCGAGCGCGTCGGGCTGCCGGTGCTCGGTGTGGTGCCGCGCATGGCCGAACTCGAGGTTCCGTCCCGTCACCTCGGTCTGATCCCGGCGGTCGAACACGGTGCCGCTGCGGTGAACGCTGTCGACGCGATGACCCGCCTCGCCGCGGGCCACCTCGATCTGTCCGCGATCTGTGCGCTCGCGTCCTCGACTGTCGACGGTCCGTCGTGGGATCCCGCTGCAGAGGTCGGATTGATTCCATCCGGCGGTCGGCCGCTCGTGGCGATGGCGGGTGGTCGGGCCTTCACGTTCGGGTACGCCGAACATCGAGAACTCCTCGATGCGGCAGGCGCAGAGGTGGTCACGTTCGACCCGTTGCACGACGAGTTGCCGGTAGGCACGTGCGGCGTGGTCCTTCCCGGTGGGTTCCCCGAGGAATACGCGACCACGCTTGCCGAGAACACCGCACTGTTGACGCAGATACGAGAGTGTGCGGCCGCGGGAGCGCCGATCCACGCGGAGTGTGCGGGTCTGCTGTACCTTGCGCGCAACCTGGACGGCCAGGCGATGGCTTCGGTGATCGGGGTCGATGCATCGTTCGGGGCGCGCCTGACGTTGGGCTATCGCGACGCGGTCGCACTGACGGATTCGTCACTTTTCACCGCGGGACAGCGGGTGGTCGGTCACGAGTTTCATCGCACCTCCGTCGCCGACTCGGTGTCTGGTCGAGACTCGGTGTCTGGTCGAGACTCGGTGACCGGGGGAGACTCGGGGGACACAAGATTCGCTCCTGCCTGGGGTTGGAGACCTTGGGATGGTCCGGCCGCCATCGAGGGGTTCGTGGGCGACGGTGTGCATGCGTCCTACTTGCACACGCACCCTGCGGGTCACCCGTTGGCAATCGCCCGATTCGTCGCCGCCGCGCGCGCGTTCTCCGCTCGTGGCTGA
- a CDS encoding cobalamin biosynthesis protein translates to MADICVGIGFRAGAGGDDIVAAVRQLLASAKLDSDASLRCFCTLDRKASEPAVLGAAAVWGIPVLGFGAGDLARVTVPNPSNRVRAETGSPSVAEAAAVLGARGGPLIVTKSSGNGVAVAAARRVP, encoded by the coding sequence GTGGCTGACATCTGCGTCGGCATCGGGTTCCGTGCCGGGGCCGGCGGCGACGATATCGTCGCCGCGGTCCGGCAGCTGCTGGCCTCCGCCAAGTTGGATTCGGACGCATCTCTTCGTTGCTTCTGCACTTTGGACCGCAAGGCGAGCGAACCCGCGGTGCTGGGCGCTGCGGCGGTGTGGGGGATTCCGGTCCTGGGATTCGGTGCCGGAGATCTCGCCCGGGTCACGGTTCCGAATCCGTCGAACCGGGTGCGTGCGGAGACAGGATCGCCGAGTGTGGCGGAAGCGGCGGCTGTGCTCGGTGCGCGGGGTGGGCCCCTGATCGTGACCAAGTCGTCAGGGAATGGCGTCGCCGTCGCGGCTGCCCGTAGAGTTCCATAG